The following is a genomic window from Pseudomonas promysalinigenes.
ACTGGTCTTTCAGTGGCGGCAACGGCATGCGCATACTCCTCGGAAGCGTTGCCCATCATAGGACTATCCGCCGTCTGGAATAAACCGTTGCCGGCCGACTGCTGTAGACTGCCCTGCAAAGACGCCCCTCCTTCGAGCCTGTGATGCACAAAGAAACCGAACTCAAGCTGCGCGCCAGCAGCCAGACCCTCGCCGCCCTGCGCGAGCACCCCTTGCTGAAAAAACGCAACAAATCTGGCTGGCAGACCCGCGAGTTGCTCAACCAGTACTTCGATACTCCCGAGCGCGAGCTTTCCGCCGCCCGTGTGGCCCTGCGCCTGCGCCGCGACGGTGAGGCGATCATCCAGACCCTCAAGTGCCGCGGGCAAAGCGTTGCCGGGCTGTCCGAGCGCAACGAATACGAGTGGCAGTTGGACAAGGTCAAGCTCGACTTGAAAAAGCTCGACGCCACCTGCTGGCCGGCGCAGCTGGCCGAACTCGACAAAAAAACCATCAAGCCGCTATTCACCACTGATTTCACCCGCGAATACGCCGAAATCAGCTGGGGCCGTGGCAAGAGCAAGGTGGTGATCGAGGCCGCGCTGGACCAAGGCTTCGTGATTGCCGGCAAGCGCAAAGAGGAAATCTGCGAGCTTGAGTTGGAGCTGCGCGAAGGCGCCCCTGAAGCGCTACTGGAGCTGGCCGCCGAGCTGGCCGCCAGCCTGCCGCTGATGCCGTGCGACATCAGCAAGGCCGAGCGTGGCTACCGCTTGCTGGAGCCGGACAGCTACGAGCTGGGCCTGCCGACCACCGAGCTGAGCGCTGAAACTGCTGTGGACGACGCCTTCGCCGCCCTGGCCTGGCAGCTGCTGGGCAGCAGCCAGCGCCTGGCCGAGCAGTACCGCCACAATGGTCACTGGCGCTTGTTGCAGGACTGGGTGCAGTGCCTGGCCGAACTGCGCGCCTTGGTCGCAAGCCTGGGCCAAGCTGCGCCCCGCGCCACCACGCGCGAGCTACGCGCCAGCCTTGATGCGCTGCTGGAAGACTGGCGCCCATTGGTGCAGGCCGGCAATGACGATGAAGACATCCGCCGCGCTGCGCCCGAGCAGTTCCTCGAAGAACTCGAAGACGTACGCTGGGGCCAGTTCTCCCTGGAAACCTCGCGTTGGCTGCTGGCCCGCGCCTGGACCGTGGAGCGCAAGGGCCGTGGCGAGCGCCAGGGCAAGGCGCAGTTGGCAAGCTGGCTGGCGCACCTGCTGGGTGAAGAAGGCCGCTCGCTGAAGCTGCCGCTGTACACCCAACGCCCCGAGGACCTGGCCGAACAGCTGCCACGTATCGAGCAGTTGCTGGCCTGGCTGCACCATGCCCGCCAGGTGCTTGAAGCACCGCAGATGGACCGCTTGTACGGCGATTTGAAAAAGCTGCATGAGCTGGCCGAGTTGCCGATCAGCGATGAGTTGCTGGAGGCGCGTATTGATCAGGCTCGGACAGTGGATCAGAGCCGGGGCTGGAAGCATTTGCTCAAGGCTTAAGGACGCTTTGGCGGTTGGCATCTAACCGCGTTAGGTGCCAGGTGTATGGTTTGAGTGTTGTGTGTGCGTTGAGATCGAGCGCCGCCCGCGCGGCGCTCGATCTCACAGGCGCTACATTCCTCAAGTCAGGCACCTGGCAGCCCAATCCAAGGATTTGGCCGCAGCAGCGTTACTTCGCCAGAGGCAAGCTGGTGGTGGACTTGATCTCCGACAGCGCCACAATCGAATTCACTTCCTGGATGCCCGGCACGTTCGATAGCTTTTCGAAAAAGAAGCGCTCATAAGCTTCGATATCCGAGGTGACGATGCGCAGTAGAAAGTCCACCGCCCCCATAAGCACATAGCATTCCAGCACCTCCGGAAAGCCGCGGATCGCCTCAGTGAATTCAGTGAAGTTGGAGCGGCCGTGGGCGTTGAGTTTCACTTCGGCGAAGATCTGAGTGTTCAAGCCGACCTTCTTGCGGTCCAGCAGGGTTACCTGGCCTCGGATCACTCCTTCCTCTTTCAACCGCTGAATCCTGCGCCAGCAGGGCGATTGCGACAGCCCCACGCGCTCGGCGATCTGCGCACTGGACAGTGATGAGTCTTCTTGCAGTAGTTCGAGGATGCGCCGGTCGTAGGCATCCAGCTCGCTTTGCATAAGTGATTCCCAAAATATCGGCTATTCGATTAATTCAATCCAAAATATATGGAAATAAATGAAATCATAGCGAAAAAATACCGGGGTCGACGTGCAAGAATTTCTCCCAGACCCGCGGAGACTCATCATGAACGCACTAGAACGCCCCCTGCCCCGCAGCGATGCCTGGGCTGCCAATGCCAGCCACTGCACCGTGCGCTATTGCCTGCAGGCCGAGGTCGAACCGGATACGCTATGCCGTGTGCTCAACCTGTTCGCCCTGCAGTTCCTTACTCCCCATAGCGTGCAGGTCAGCCAGCAGGAAGACTGGCTCGACATCGAAATCGGCATCGGCGGACTGAGTTGGCATAGGGCGCAGGTAATTGCGCAAAAACTGCGCAACCTTGTATGCGTGGGCGAGGTAAGCCTGGAAAACCTGGCGTACCTGGAGCTGGCGGTGGTCTGAAGCTGGGCGCGCAAAATCTGGAAAATCTTTCCCCAACGCGGCTTGCCAGAGCCCGGCTAGCCTTGCCACTCGTCTCCTTTAAGGCAAGGAAGCCCACCGATGTTAACGCCCGACGAGCAAGCCCTCGACCTTCAAAGCCTGCTGGACGCCTTGCAGGCCGACCAGCACCTCAGCGCCAGCGACTCATGCCAGGTTCGCGAACAAGCAGCGCACTACAGTGCGCACCACCCGTTGGAAACCATCGCGGCACTGGGCCTTGAAGACCGCTGCAAGCCCGGCCAGCAGCTGACCCTGGATGCGCTGTGCCAGTGGCTGGCACACAAGGTCGGTCAGCCTTACTTGCACATCGACCCCATGCAGCTGGACCTCACCCAGGTCAATGGCCTGATTTCACCCGCGTTTGCGCAACGTCACGGCATCCTGATCGTGGCCGAAGATGCCAACGCCATCACCGTAGCCAGTGCCCAGCCCTATCAGCAACTGTGGCAGGCCGACCTCGAACGCAGCCTGGGCAAACCAATCCGCCGCGTGCTGGCCAGCCCGCTGCAGATCCGCCAGCTGGGCCAGTCGCTGTTTCGCCTGGCCCACTCGGTCCAAGGTGCGCAGCACCAGCAGACGACCCGGCTGGGCGAACTGGAGCACTTGCTTGAACTGGGCCAGCGCCAGGCGCAGGCCACGGCCGACGATGCGCACATCGTGAATATCGTCGACTGGCTGCTGCAATACGCCATCGAGCAACGCGCCAGCGATATCCACCTGGAGCCACGCCACGAAAAGGGCCACCTGCGCTATCGCATCGACGGGCTGTTGCAGACGGTCTATGCCTTCCCAGCCAGCGTTACCCTGGCCGTGGTCAGCCGCTTGAAACACTTGGGGCGCATGGACGTAGCGGAAAAGCGCCGCCCGCAAGACGGCCGGGTCAAAAGTCGCCTGCCTGGCGGCAGCGAAGTGCAATTGCGCCTCTCCACACTGCCTACGCCCTATGGCGAAAAACTGGTGGTGCGCCTGTTCGACCCGCGCCAGTTGCAGGAAGACTTCGCCCAGCTTGGCCTGGAGGGTGAGACGCTGAGCCAGTGGCGCAGGCTGTTGCAGCGCCGCCAGGGCATTGTGCTAGTGACCGGGCCTACAGGCTCGGGCAAGACCAGTACGCTGTACGCCAGCCTCAAGCTGCTGGCCACACCTGAGGTCAACCTGTGCACCATCGAAGACCCCATCGAGCGGCTGGAGCCAGCCTTCAACCAACTACAGGTGCAGCCCGGGTTGGGGCTGGATTTTGCCGATGGCGTGCGTGCCCTGCTACGCCAGGACCCCGACATCATCATGATCGGCGAGATACGCGACCGCGAAACCGCACAAGTAGCCGTGCAGGCCGCGCTTACCGGGCATCTGGTACTTTCGACCCTGCACACCAATGACACCTGCAGCGCCATTACCCGTTTGCTGGAGCTGGGGGTGGCCGACTACCTGATCCGCGCGACTTTGGGCGGGGTCATGGCACAGCGCCTGGTGCGCATCCTCTGCGATGGCTGCCAAGGGCACGCGTCCGGCGCACCATGCCCGTTGTGTCGCGGCACCGGCTATCGGGGCCGCACAGGCCTGTTCGAACTGCTGATCCCCAGCGACAGCTTGCGGTCGCACATCGGCGCCAGTACCGACCTGGCCGACCTGCAGCGCCAGGCGGTGGCTGAAGGATTACAAGATTTACGCAGTTGCGGGGCGGCGAAAGTGGCCCGTGGAATCACCCGCAGCGAAGAGGTGATGCGGGTCTGTTCCTGAGCGAAAACCTTCGCAATC
Proteins encoded in this region:
- a CDS encoding Lrp/AsnC family transcriptional regulator — its product is MQSELDAYDRRILELLQEDSSLSSAQIAERVGLSQSPCWRRIQRLKEEGVIRGQVTLLDRKKVGLNTQIFAEVKLNAHGRSNFTEFTEAIRGFPEVLECYVLMGAVDFLLRIVTSDIEAYERFFFEKLSNVPGIQEVNSIVALSEIKSTTSLPLAK
- a CDS encoding GspE/PulE family protein, whose amino-acid sequence is MLTPDEQALDLQSLLDALQADQHLSASDSCQVREQAAHYSAHHPLETIAALGLEDRCKPGQQLTLDALCQWLAHKVGQPYLHIDPMQLDLTQVNGLISPAFAQRHGILIVAEDANAITVASAQPYQQLWQADLERSLGKPIRRVLASPLQIRQLGQSLFRLAHSVQGAQHQQTTRLGELEHLLELGQRQAQATADDAHIVNIVDWLLQYAIEQRASDIHLEPRHEKGHLRYRIDGLLQTVYAFPASVTLAVVSRLKHLGRMDVAEKRRPQDGRVKSRLPGGSEVQLRLSTLPTPYGEKLVVRLFDPRQLQEDFAQLGLEGETLSQWRRLLQRRQGIVLVTGPTGSGKTSTLYASLKLLATPEVNLCTIEDPIERLEPAFNQLQVQPGLGLDFADGVRALLRQDPDIIMIGEIRDRETAQVAVQAALTGHLVLSTLHTNDTCSAITRLLELGVADYLIRATLGGVMAQRLVRILCDGCQGHASGAPCPLCRGTGYRGRTGLFELLIPSDSLRSHIGASTDLADLQRQAVAEGLQDLRSCGAAKVARGITRSEEVMRVCS
- a CDS encoding CYTH domain-containing protein; the encoded protein is MHKETELKLRASSQTLAALREHPLLKKRNKSGWQTRELLNQYFDTPERELSAARVALRLRRDGEAIIQTLKCRGQSVAGLSERNEYEWQLDKVKLDLKKLDATCWPAQLAELDKKTIKPLFTTDFTREYAEISWGRGKSKVVIEAALDQGFVIAGKRKEEICELELELREGAPEALLELAAELAASLPLMPCDISKAERGYRLLEPDSYELGLPTTELSAETAVDDAFAALAWQLLGSSQRLAEQYRHNGHWRLLQDWVQCLAELRALVASLGQAAPRATTRELRASLDALLEDWRPLVQAGNDDEDIRRAAPEQFLEELEDVRWGQFSLETSRWLLARAWTVERKGRGERQGKAQLASWLAHLLGEEGRSLKLPLYTQRPEDLAEQLPRIEQLLAWLHHARQVLEAPQMDRLYGDLKKLHELAELPISDELLEARIDQARTVDQSRGWKHLLKA